GACAGAAACGCCTTTTCAGGAGTAGAAGCGCATTGCTCCCTTATTTCAGATAAACATCTTCTTTTTGCAGGACTCGGTGCTGCGGCTCTACCTGATAATTGCGAACGCCATCCCAGCAGCTGGTCTGATCAGGCAGAGCCTTCAGGTCCTCGATGCCAAACTGCAGAGTGAACAGAAAGCATCAGACAAGTGAGACCAGCTCACACTTTAACATGTGCTGACAAAGCTGGTGCTGCTCCATACCTTTACGTCGATGCCATTCTCAAAGCGGCTCTCGGGCTCAGACTTCATCAGCCAGCGACTGTACTGCGGAGAACCAGAAGACGCCGAGCTCTCGTCAGTTTTTCCACCAGAAGTTGCAGCTTTCCTCTTCTTCAAAGCTGGGGACACTGGCTCCCTGTCATCATCTTTGCCTGTGGTTTGGAAGCACTCTTTAGGTAAAACTGTGGTCAGTAAATCTGACTGAGTTTACACGCACTCTTCGAGGGGTTGAATGTCACGATAATTTGgggtttttaatgatttctttgaaccgttctttttccagggtggagtgattgtacagcataaatctgtaatgactttaaaaaacaagaacaagcgCTTAAGTTATAATAATGAGCGGCACTGGCGTTTCTGCAATGTTGTTAGTGAATTTCTTTGGCAGCACCCATTGGATTCTCAATGGAATCCAATGGGTGCTCAGTGAACATCTAGTAAATAGAATTGTAGATTAACACAAGTTGGGAATGTCTCTTAGGGCCATTTCTAAAGAAGTGCAGATTCCGAAATAATCAGTGCAAACTATTTTTACATAAGTACAAGCTATTCAGACGCGTCACAACTTTCCTGGGTTCTAGAAGAAGACCCAAACTGTCACCCTCACATGAGCAGAAATTGGTTCAGATGTTCAGGAACAACTAAAAGACCACCAAGGTTCAAGCCTAACATGAACCGGAAACTGctggaaaaacaggaaaactgtCTACAGTAAAGTTAGTTTTACAGTGGCATGGACTAAGAGGGCGCCGACCAAGAAGAAGCCTCTGCTACAAAATCGACAATGTGATGCTTGACTGAAATTTGTAGCTGcccacatccatccatccattcgcttccgcttatcctttccagggtcgcgggagcctatcccagctgtcatagggcgagaggcggggtacaccctggacaggtcgccagtctgtcgcagggccaacacacagggacagacaaccattcacgctcacattcacacctagtgacaatttagattatccaattaacctatcccctcaaactgcatgtctttggacggtgggaggaagccgagtACCGgaggaacccacgcaaacacgggagaacatgcaaactccacacagaaagaccccggcctgatggtggaattgaactcaggaccttcttgctgtgcagcaacagtgctaaccaccatgccaccatgCTGCCCACATGGACAAGCCAAATACCTTCTGAAGAATAGTTTTATGGTCAGGTGAGACAAAGATTGAGCTATCTGGCCACAATGACAAAAGGTATGTTTGTAGGGCCAAAAATGAGGCTTTCAAATCTGAAGAACACTGTACTAACTGTCAAGAATGGTGGcggtagcatcatgctctggggtacAGAGCATGATGCTATGTCCAAATTGTTcaacttcacctcaaatcaactcgGACACAATTTAGTTTTTCAATCAGACAATGATGCCAAACACATATGAAAGCTGGTTTTGTAATGGGTAAAGCAGGTTAACATTAAGCTTCTGGGATGGCCTTCCCAAAGCCCCAACCTAAACCCTATTGAACATTTTTGGACTATTTGAATGAACCCTACCAATTCTGCAAAAAGGAGTGATCAAACATGGAGCCAGAATTATGCATGAAGTTTGTTGATGCCTACCCAAAGTGTGTGGTTGAGGTGCAGGGGTTAATTGGGTTAATTAATTAAAGATGTAGCTGTACAATATTCTACGCTGGAAAATCAttagaaatcattaaaagcctgAAATTACTATGAGATTCATGCCCAGGACGAGTGTATGTAACTTCTAATATCAGACAGGTGATTTTCTTCTGCGATTTGATTTACCTACCTGAACCGGCATTCCTTTTACTGACTCTGGCCTTTTTCTTTGGTGGCATTTCTTTGACTCTGTAAAGATCCACAAAAGGGTTGGATGGTTTGTTGCTGTAAAGCTTGTGAGGGCAAAATCTCAACAAGAAGTTTGAGGTATAATTTGTACTCTGGTAGCTCTCCCACTAAGATCTCAGAcaatcagcatttttttttcttttatccccTAATGATTTCCATCCCTTATATTTATATCCATTTATACTTTTCTAAAGTTCATACAAAGTTAACAGGCTGGAGAACATTTGGGTCAGTGTCTTGTCTCTTCGTGTAATCCCAAACGGACTGCTCTAAAAATCATTCAAAATGAGTCCAAGATCACATAAACTTTGCTTTATATAGTTGCATCCAGCTGCAACTAAGGTTGGTCAGCACAGCAGTCTTGCAATGAACCCTGCTTATCTTAAGGTTGTTAAATTACTTTTCTTCATGTAGGAAGCTTTAATTTGAGAAGTGTTACttatatataattttaataacCACAGTTTACATCAGTAGTGGCAGACTGAACGTTAGAAACACCTCAACTTAAATAACACAACCACAAATTGTATTTGCTCTTATTTAAATGTGTAAACTGCTTAGACACTaacaagcagcagaaacacagaAGCAACAGGAATGCGTGTAAACTAGACGTAACGCACTGTCCGGGGATAAACTCGGTAATATGGAGTCGTACCTTCAGCTCAGCACAGCTCCAGCCGTCAATCCCGCTGAAAAACCTGCAACACGTGACCTAAAAACCGTATGGGTGCACTTGATTTATCCCCCAGCCACTGCCGTGTGTCCGCTGTAGAAGCACTGCCGCCATATTGGTACGGGGAACACGTGACTATTTTCAGGCCTTTTATTATTATAACCTACAAATAAACAAGGTGTAAGTTAagtcaaagtcaactttattGTAAGTATGTGTACAGGATACACGTGGAAACGACTAAAGtaaatccaaaataaaataaatagtctGAGAATATGTGATAAAGAAAGTAAATATGACATTACAAAGTGTTATGTGTTAAAGCCTAAAGAATTGTTGGTATTGATGTATAAAGGTTAAAAGAATTCTCAAAGCTATATACATTTGTGCAGTTCTTTACATAACAATATATATCTAAATGAATTTCATACACTGCAGTACAAGTGAGGGCACATTATTACAAGACTGAATATGCAGACAGCAGCAATATAGTCTTCTATAAACAAAAGCAGTAATAAAGCCAGCAAGTAAGgtatttgtttattcatttatgcAAGCTTCACAATTTTATGGAAGCTTGTTTCCAAAATAAATTCTGCCAGGCAGAGcgtaaattgtaaaaaaaaatcggattaaCTTGAGATTTTATTGagttattaagaaaaaaaatattaactttTCAAGTTGAAATTCTGAGATATGAACCTGAAATATTCACTTACAGATGGCAAAATAAGTGAATacattaacaaaagaaaaaaaaatcagtagcaTCCATCATTTACATTTCGCATTTTAAATATCGGTATTTAAAAAcatatacaataaaaaaaaataacgttATGGACACTGTCACTGTACACTGTAGTGTAAAAATCAAATTGGTCATGTCATACATCTGaataaataacagcaaataaatactgtgttagttaaaaaaaatgttcataagCTTAATATCAATACTCACTTTTAATTACTTCATGTGAATAATCAAATCAAAGTGAAATTTCTAACCATgtataaatttttaaaatatttacttgCAACAATTGAAGCGAACCCCGTTCCAATATGGCGCCTTTAAACGCGTAATACAAGCCGGATGTGCGGCTACAACAAACTACAATGACCAGCAGCCCCCGCTGCCGAGTGACTCACCACTGTAGAGGTAAACATGGCTGCTGTAGGAGCTCTATCGAGAATAGTCCGGCTGGGCTCCAGAATCTGTAAAAACCGTGTAACATTAGGCGGAAACTCACAGAGAAGAGGAATAGCCGCATGCATCGACCGTAAGTACCAGAAAACGAAATCTACTAGCTTTAAGTAATACAAGTAGCTCTAAGTACAATATTCTACCCCCGGaaaaagaaatggttaaaagGCTGAAATGACCATAACATTCATGCCCCGGATGAGTGTATGTAACATTGCACAGTAATCAGACACCAGATTTTCTTCTGTGATTTCATTTACCTCATTGGACCTGAAGCAATGAAATGAACAAGCGACAACATGTGACCTGCACAGGTAACTTTGTCAGCTGACATGTTAAGAAGTCACACAGGTTTGTAGCAAACAAACACGACTGCtgattaagattaaaaaaaaaaaaaaaaagcttatgcTACACATATTCAGcgcttttatttacttatttatcgCAGCCGACTGTCATTGGTTGGTTTATTAGATCTCAGCTCCAGTCGGAAGGCAGAGAAAGCTGCACGCCTCTCCTTAGCACCGCCCCTCTCTTTCGGATTATTCAACACCTAGATGTTATTTAAATCATCGTGGCTGTTATGTTTTAATGTGTTAGGTATAACAGGACATAATACTATATGATATTAGATGTTTTTCAGTTcggttcaattttattttatttatatagcaccgtatcacaacaacagttgcctcaaggcactttgtattgtaaggtaaagatcctacaataatacaaagaaaacagaaaaaacccagCACTCATATGACCTCCtgtgagcaagcgctttggcagcactaggaaggaaaaactggaaGGAGGACGAAACCTCCAgaagaaccagactcagggagggggtTCCATCTGCCACAGCTGGCTGGGGTTGAGGGACAAAGGCAGGACAaagactgtggaagagagctagAGATTAATATAGGTTTATAAatacatagtgagtgaaaaaggtgactatTTATATACTCTAAATTAATCTCTGTTTATCAATATGCTGTAGACACTTATGAGGGAATTCTTAGGCTGGGTTAAAAGTGACCTGAGCCAGACTGTGAAGACATGAAATATGAACAGTATGTAAtggttaaaaacacacagagcagtCACTGTATTTAATGTCCTCCGCTCTTTGTCTGCAGCTTCCCACGGACTCACAGATGAACAGAAGGAGTTTCAAAAAGTGGCCTTTGACTTTGCAGCCAATGAAATGGCCCCACACATGGCGGAGTGGGACCAAAAGGTATGAGCTAGGAGGCTTAAAACACTGTTATTAATCAAACGTGAAAGCAACAGATGTGAGGGGTTCAAAACCAATGTTTGCTCATATAAAGGCAATCTTTTGTATCAATCCAAAGTCCTGATCaggagaaaacaacaaaataaaaataagtatTAGGCAGTAAGTAACTAGTAACAGCACTAGGCAGGGTGTGCTAATGGTTAGATGTTTCTTCCCCACTCAGGAAATCTTTCCAGTGGAGACGATGCGTAAAGCGGCCCAGCTGGGTTTCGGTGGGATTTACGTTCAGCCAGATGTCGGAGGATCTGGCCTTTCTCGGCTGGACACGTCGATCATCTTTGAGGCTTTGTCCACAGGATGTGTGAGCACCACAGCCTACATCAGCATCCACAAGTATGAATAATAAGATTATTTTGGTTGGGAGCATTTATAAAAGGCACCATATTTACCGCAGGTGTCAGTTTGTCTGGATTATAAATACTgtaagatgggtacactgtggccATAAAGAGATGAGCGTGGTCGGTAACAATACTCAGGTTCACTTTAGCATTTAAATAATTGGTACTTCAGCAGGCTGAACTGttaatacaaggcaggatggatccatgcttttatgttttttatgtcAAATTCTGCTCATATTATCCAAATGTTGAAGCAGAAATCGAGACAACAGACCGGGCAACATATCtctattgtccagttttggtgaactCATGCAAATCCTAGCCTCAGTTTGCTGtacttagctgacaggagtagTACTCTGTGTACTCAGACCAGCACGTGTTGtaccaacaccatcattaaatCACCCTTcttccattctgatgctcagtttgaacatcACTGGGTCGCCTCGACTGTGTCTtcatgtctaaatgcactgatttgctgccatgtgattggctaatcagatatttgtgttaacaaaCAGTTGAAGTGGTAtgcctaacaaagtggccagtgagtgtatattatttatttatttgcatgttAATCTCCACTGTGCTCCTTACCTTTGCAGCATGTGTGCCTGGATGATAGACAGCTACGGCAATAAAGAGCAAAGGGAAAAGTTTTGTCCTGATCTCTGTTCTATGGAAAGGTTTGCCTCCTATTGTCTCACTGAACCAGGTGAGTCTGCATGCGAAAAGACAGCAGACTTCTCTGTGTAAAATTATTCACAGCTGTCTATGTGAGCAATTCCCTTCACATGTATGTTGTTCTTCCACACATGTGAGTACTTTAGGTAAAGTTCAACCTGCGATCTTTGTTTTAGGCAGCGGCAGCGATGCTGCTTCTCTTCTGACCTCTGCACAGCGGAAAGGCGACCATTACATCTTGAATGGCTCAAAGGTACCTCAGACCTGTCTGTACGCTCATGTCATTTAAGGTCTGTAGAATTGCAAGCTCCTCTAATTTCTTCGGCACTTTTTAGGCCTTCATCAGTGGAGGAGGAGACACAGATGTCTACGTCGTGATGTGCAGAACTGGAGGTAAAGGACCTAAAGGTATCTCGTGTCTGGTGGTGGAGAAGGGAACCCCCGGCCTCAGTtttggcaaaaaagaaaaaaaggtacGACTTCACAGTTGCTCCACTTTGGTGTTCaaccactagatggcagaaTTGAGCCAATCAGCTGTTAAAAACAATCTGTCCTCCAGGTGGGCTGGAACTCTCAGCCGACCAGGGCTGTGATATTTGAGGACTGTCTGGTTCCAGTGGCGAACCGGCTCGGTGAGGAAGGACAGGGCTTCAACATCGCCATGAAAGGCCTGAATGGAGGCAGGATTAATATTGGTAAGGAGGAAAACACCACCCAAGTAGCCAAGCATCCAAAAAGTGTGTGTCTTTTATGCTTACAATCCAATGTAaatctatatttttttaaagctagaAATAACAGTATGTAATCAGCATCATAATTGGGCTTCAATGAGCTTCGGGGGAAACAGATTTGTGCATAAATTACGTGCAGCGTGCTTTTAAAGAAACCTTGAGTTGGTTAAGGCATGACGAATGGTTTCAGTAGATTTGGATTAACACACTCTTCTTTTATAAATGAGCAGAGTTCAAAAGCAGCGAAGCATGCCCTTGGTTATGGCCATTAGCAGTGGTTTGCTCAGTAATAACTCAGCTCAAACCATCAGTATTTGTGGTCAAAGTGTTTGGCATTGACATGAAGGCGTTTAAAACAAAGCCAAACAACTTACTCACTGGTTTTCCTCTAAACACTCTGCCGCCAGCTTCCTGTTCTCTTGGGGCGGCGCATGCTTCTGTGCAGCTGGCGAGGGATCACCTGTTAGTGCGCAAGCAGTTTGGAGAAACGCTCTCAAACAACCAGGTAAGCAGGTTCCCcctgttttcagtttatttagtgAAAACTCAGTGAAACAGAATACTAGTCCTGCCACCTTTATTCaccccccctcctctctcttcATATGGTAGTTTCTTCAGTTCAAACTGGCAGAAATGGCCACCAAGTTGGTTGCGTCTCGCCTTTTGATACGTGAAGCAGCGCAGGCGTTGCAGGAGAATCGCTCCGATGCTGTTGCCATCTGCTCCATGGCCAAGCTCTTCGCCACGGACGAGTGCTTTAATGTGAGCAGTGCTAAGGAAGATTAACAGTATttggtttaaaagcatgaaaTTAACTACATTAAATGATCTTTTTTGCCTGCTTGTATTCAACAGATCTGCAACCAGGCTCTTCAGATGCACGGTGGGTACGGTTACCTTAAAGACTACGCAGTGCAGCAGTTTGTGCGGGACATCAGAGTCCACCAGATCCTAGAaggtgagggttttttttctctctttagcctttttgtttgtcttttgtcaTGTTTTAGTGTGGCTCCTTTGGTTTCATGTAAGGCGACTGCGATGCTGTTTTTCACCAGCTGTTTCCTGCTTTTGTTTCCCTTAAAGGAACCAATGAAGTGATGAGGATGATCATTTCCCGAAATCTGCTGTCGGAGTCGTGATAAAGCTCGTCCTCTGGATTTAAACTGACCATATTGTTATGGTCTTCATATCTGGTTTGTTACAGTATGACTGGTACTGCCCTGCACATCATAGTTTCTTTTACAAAGGTGCTCAAAATCCATTGAGAATTTTGGGATATACCAATCAGTTAgcaagaaatgtttttaaaaaaataatgttggaTCTTTTATATCATTTTTAGCTACAGTGTTGACTGTCTGAGTAAAAGCTGCACTGACTTCAAACAGCAGATACACAGATTCGTGTGCAATAGAAATCCGATCACACTTATTCTAACATCAGGATTCATCTCATGATCTCAAATAGACTAAATGTTTATATCAGCACAGAGTAGAACTGATTACTACTAGTGATGTCTGAAAAGATCTCATAATGCTCGTATgaatgagtcttttttttttttttttacctttttatcaTTTTCTCTTTGGTCTGGCTAAACATCCAGTAGctgtaagaaaaacaacaattatggatttaaaaaaaaagcattttatttctattttttatccATAATTTTTAGCTTGTGTGAAGCCATTCGTGTGGAATTTGAGATTTGGTTTCTGTATTAAAAGTAGTTGACCAGCTTTTCGTCGATCAGCCCTGGTGTCTGTAAAGTGGCCTTTCACATCCTGATTGTTTTCATGGTTACTACATTGTTACCGTATTTCACCCTGTTTTGTCCTCTTTAGTATCCAGAATGATGTGGTTGGTGTGTTGGAGGTTATATAATGAAATGTTACACTCCAAATAAAATGATCCAACTTTCTTAAAAATACTCGAACACCCCGAATGACACTTTTTTGGGGCGTCAGTCTTCATTCAGTTCTTGTAATGTTTGAAGTACAATAAGAAATTGGTAAGTGTTGTTATCATTTGTTAgccatattaaacaaatatcttcTTTCAGCTTCTCCTTTTAGGAGTCGCCACAGTGGTTCCTACGCCTCCATCCTACCCTGTCCCCATCATgctcctctgtcacacacacaccatgcaTGTCCTCCCTCACTACATCCATAAATCTTCTCTGTGATCATCTTCCTCTGGATTGTAGCTTTGTCTTCAACATCTTTTGTACATTTCtcccttgcctctctaactttgtctccagttcgctcaacctgagctgttccTCTGGTGAACtaatttctaatcctgtccctCCTGGTTATtcccaatgaaaatcttaacatcttgAACTCTTCCACCTCCAGCTTTGACATCATCTCCAAACCATAAATCAGAGCAACTCTCTTACTACCTTCTTATTAACCTTCCATTTCACTCTTGCTGTTATCCTTGTCAAAATCACAAGTTCTAAACCTTTTCCAACTTCACTACACCATCATACGTCATATCCTGTTATCTATTAATCTATTAGACACAAGCTTGAGTCAATATAACTCCACCCTTTTGGCCTGGTAGGTGTTTTACCTCCTTATCACCAGACTGAGAACATCTAAGTTAAGAAGACTGCCTAAATTTTTAACTTATTACCATGAAGTGTAAATGAAT
The genomic region above belongs to Oreochromis aureus strain Israel breed Guangdong linkage group 14, ZZ_aureus, whole genome shotgun sequence and contains:
- the acad8 gene encoding isobutyryl-CoA dehydrogenase, mitochondrial, whose protein sequence is MAAVGALSRIVRLGSRICKNRVTLGGNSQRRGIAACIDPSHGLTDEQKEFQKVAFDFAANEMAPHMAEWDQKEIFPVETMRKAAQLGFGGIYVQPDVGGSGLSRLDTSIIFEALSTGCVSTTAYISIHNMCAWMIDSYGNKEQREKFCPDLCSMERFASYCLTEPGSGSDAASLLTSAQRKGDHYILNGSKAFISGGGDTDVYVVMCRTGGKGPKGISCLVVEKGTPGLSFGKKEKKVGWNSQPTRAVIFEDCLVPVANRLGEEGQGFNIAMKGLNGGRINIASCSLGAAHASVQLARDHLLVRKQFGETLSNNQFLQFKLAEMATKLVASRLLIREAAQALQENRSDAVAICSMAKLFATDECFNICNQALQMHGGYGYLKDYAVQQFVRDIRVHQILEGTNEVMRMIISRNLLSES